From the genome of Oceanispirochaeta sp. M1:
CGTAGTACAGTGTCAGAATCAGAGAAGTCAGCTGAAAAACAGGGACTCCGCCATGAAAATGCTGAAGTCCAGACTCTACGAGTATTTAAAGCAGAAACAGGAAGAAGAGAAGTCTCAGAATGCCGCCGAAAAAAAAGATATAGGTTGGGGTTCCCAGATCCGCTCCTATGTTTTCCACCCTTATACCATGGTGAAGGACCTACGTACCCGGCAGGAGACAGGCAATATTCAGAATGTTATGGACGGAGATATTGATCAGTTTATCGATGCTTATCTCAAATATTTATGGTCGGGAAATAAGCTAGAATGAGAATACTGGTAGTTGACGATTTGCCTTTTATGCGATCTATCATCTCGGATATCGTTACTGAAACCGGGCATATTGTCATTGGAGAAGCGGGTGACGGGATTGAATGCCTTTCCCGTTACAAGGCTCTCCTGCCGGATCTTGTCCTGCTGGATATTGTCATGCCCCGTATGAACGGGGTGGAGGCTCTTAAAAGTCTGAAAAAAGTTTATCCTGATTCAAAAGTTATTATGTGCTCATCGTTGAGTGATCAGGAAAAAATTATACAGGCCATCCGACTGGGGGCCTCGGACTATATTGTCAAACCTTTTCAAAGGAAGCGGCTTGTTTCCGCGATAAACAGAGCCTGCAGTGTAAATGATTAGAAGATTCACAGTTATAGTTTTTCTATTTCTAACAATTTCTCTTTTCTCAGAGCCTGTTACTCTTCCGGAAAGTCTAAGTTATGATGACTTGAAGCTAACAAAAAAGACATGGAATATCGGTGTAAGCAGCTACAGTGGACTCAATCTTGATCTACGTTATGAGTATCTTTTAAATGCCCTTCCTCTCCTTGTACATGAAGAGATATCAAATCTTTCCGAACATATTCTTTCAGAAGACGAGATTGTACATTTACAGACTATTTTTCTAAAAGAGAAAACCATTGCTCTGGAAAAAGAGAAAAGCAGCATACATGCACAGCGTGATGCACTCTTATTTTCTGAACTTGAAGAAGGGGAAATTAAAGAAAAATATGATGATTATTCAGAAAAGATAAAAGAGAAAGAAGAATTATTACAATTCTGGAAGGATCTTACAATAGAGGATATCCAGATCGAAAAGACTCTACCTGTTCATATTCAGAAATTTACTGACTCTGATGCACGTCTCCTGTCTCCCCGGGTTCAGGTTCAGCGTTTTATGGAGTCCGAAGATCTTGATCTCCTTATCAGCGGGACTGTAGAAAAACTTGATAACATGTTTTTTCTTAATATAGAGGGAATAATGCAGCATAGCGGAAAGCCTGTGTTTTCTCTTAATAAGGTTGTCACTGAAGAGGAGATTAACGAGGTCGTAAGTGAAGGAGCAGTAGAACTGAGAACCGTTGTTCTGGGCCGCAGCTGGTCTGACCTGACAGTCACGGCTCTTCCCTCGAATGCTCTGCTTCTTATAGATGGTGACAGTCGCGGGGTAGGGAACATGCACTTATATGATCTTGAACCCGGATTTGTTACTCTGTCGGTCATATCAACGGGATTTAAAAGTGATATCAGGCAAATTTATCTGACATCAGGAGCCTCCCAGAGTATAGAAATTGAGCTTGTAAAAGGAAACAGCACTGGGCTGTCACTTTTTTCAGAACCTCCGGGTGCTGATGTCTACTTTGGAGCAACATGGGTGGGTCAAACTCCGCTCTTTACTGAAAAACCGGGTCAGCAGAGTCAGATAAAGATCAGCAAGAATGAGTACATGCCCTTTTATGCTGACAGTGATGCAATAGATGGAAACAGTCTGACAGTTGAGCTGGGAGCAGATCTTTTTGATAAACAGAAGGCACTTAAAATAAGTAAAAGCAAATTCTACAGATCCCTGGGATGGTTCAGTATGTCTATAGCTGTACCTCTGATTCTGTCGGGCGTTTACCAAAATCTTAACAACCGCTATTATAATTACGCTATGGACTATAATAGTACTTTTGACCCTGCAAGTTATGATAAGGCTATTGAATATCAGAAAAAGGCTGACATAGCGTATTACAGTCTCTGGGGCGGAGTGGCAATTAGTGGCGGTCTGCTGGTTAATACTATATTTAAATTAAGGGATTATATCCGTGCGGCGGAGAAATCCACAGAGGATTAGAATGTTCTGGAAAAAGAAAAAAAATAATGTAAAAAAAGCTAAAGATATGAATCTTGGACGGAGGATTGCCGATTTATTTGGCAAAAGCAGCTCTCTTGATGACTTCTATGAAGAGCTTGAAGAGATGCTGATAAGCGGTGATATGGGCGGATCCGTCACCATGGAAATAGTTGACGAACTCAAAGAACGTGTAAAAAAAGATAAGATCAAGGATAAAGATACTATTCTTGCCGAACTGAGATCTATTATTTCTGAAAATCTTAAGACAAAACAGATCCATCCTGTAAAAGGATCACTGAATGTCTATCTCGTTTTAGGGGTTAACGGTGTAGGTAAAACTACGACAATTGCAAAATTAGCCACTTATTTTAAAAAGGAAGGATCTTCAAAGATTGTTTTTTCCGCAGGAGACACCTTCCGGGCAGCGGCCATTGATCAACTGAAAATCCAGGGGGAGAGAACAGGATGCAGGGTCATTGCCCAGAGTCATGGATCCGATCCCGGTGCGGTTATTTATGACAGTATAGTTTCTGCAAAAAGTCAGGGTGAAGAGCTGATTCTTGCCGACACAGCAGGCCGAATGCATAATAAATCAAACCTTATCAAAGAACTCAAAAAAATTGACAAGATAGTAAACTCCAATATAGATGAAAAAGGTTCATACAGAAAAATTCTTATTCTGGATGCAACAACCGGTCAGAATGGTCTGCAGCAGGCGGAAGTCTTTAATGATGCCATAGATGTGGACTGTGTGGTTCTGACAAAATATGATGCCACAGCAAGAGGCGGGCTGATTGTTGCCATCAGCAGAAAACTCAATATTCCTGTAGCGTTTATAGGTCATGGTGAAGGTCTTGATGATCTTTCCGTATTTGATCCTGAAAGCTATCTGGACGATCTGCTGGCACTGTAGAAATGCTTGTTCTCATACTGTTTCTTATTTTGAGCAGCCCCCTGGCCGCTCAGGATTTTTTTCTCTCAGACAGTCTTGGGACAAAGATGCAGAGCACCCTCGGGATTGAAGATGCCAAGTGGGTTCTCAGTATAGAACAGAATGGACTTGAAGAGGAACGTATTCTTTTTAAAGAACAGGCACCCCATAA
Proteins encoded in this window:
- a CDS encoding response regulator: MRILVVDDLPFMRSIISDIVTETGHIVIGEAGDGIECLSRYKALLPDLVLLDIVMPRMNGVEALKSLKKVYPDSKVIMCSSLSDQEKIIQAIRLGASDYIVKPFQRKRLVSAINRACSVND
- a CDS encoding PEGA domain-containing protein; amino-acid sequence: MIRRFTVIVFLFLTISLFSEPVTLPESLSYDDLKLTKKTWNIGVSSYSGLNLDLRYEYLLNALPLLVHEEISNLSEHILSEDEIVHLQTIFLKEKTIALEKEKSSIHAQRDALLFSELEEGEIKEKYDDYSEKIKEKEELLQFWKDLTIEDIQIEKTLPVHIQKFTDSDARLLSPRVQVQRFMESEDLDLLISGTVEKLDNMFFLNIEGIMQHSGKPVFSLNKVVTEEEINEVVSEGAVELRTVVLGRSWSDLTVTALPSNALLLIDGDSRGVGNMHLYDLEPGFVTLSVISTGFKSDIRQIYLTSGASQSIEIELVKGNSTGLSLFSEPPGADVYFGATWVGQTPLFTEKPGQQSQIKISKNEYMPFYADSDAIDGNSLTVELGADLFDKQKALKISKSKFYRSLGWFSMSIAVPLILSGVYQNLNNRYYNYAMDYNSTFDPASYDKAIEYQKKADIAYYSLWGGVAISGGLLVNTIFKLRDYIRAAEKSTED
- the ftsY gene encoding signal recognition particle-docking protein FtsY, encoding MFWKKKKNNVKKAKDMNLGRRIADLFGKSSSLDDFYEELEEMLISGDMGGSVTMEIVDELKERVKKDKIKDKDTILAELRSIISENLKTKQIHPVKGSLNVYLVLGVNGVGKTTTIAKLATYFKKEGSSKIVFSAGDTFRAAAIDQLKIQGERTGCRVIAQSHGSDPGAVIYDSIVSAKSQGEELILADTAGRMHNKSNLIKELKKIDKIVNSNIDEKGSYRKILILDATTGQNGLQQAEVFNDAIDVDCVVLTKYDATARGGLIVAISRKLNIPVAFIGHGEGLDDLSVFDPESYLDDLLAL